Proteins encoded within one genomic window of Brassica rapa cultivar Chiifu-401-42 chromosome A09, CAAS_Brap_v3.01, whole genome shotgun sequence:
- the LOC103840012 gene encoding probable arabinosyltransferase ARAD1, protein MVPKMTSMAVARPLCSHSCLFLAFSLVSIVSLLFFSNSLLSDPNLRISRGTVETGINVFVAELPRSLNYGLLDKYWSSPPDSRIPSDPDHPTRKPNPPKPGKYPENPLIKQYSAEYWMMGDLETPPEKRIGSFAKRVFSESEADVVFVPFFATLSAEMELGNGKGSFRKRSGNEDYQRQRQVVDFLNKTQAWKRSGGRDHVFVLTDPVAMWHVRHEIALSILLVVDFGGWFRLDSKSSSFPERIEHTQVSVIKDVIVPYTHLLPRLDLSRNQRRHSLLYFKGAKQLRQGGLIREKLWDLLVDEHDIVMEEGFPNATGREQSIRGMRNSEFCLHPAGDTPTSCRLFDAIQSLCIPVIVSDNIELPFEGILDYSEFSVFVSVSDALTPKWLANHLRSFSERDKESFRSRMAKVQSVFVYDNGRADGIGPIQPDGAVNHIWKKVQQKVPMVKEAVIRERRKPVGTSVPLRCQCI, encoded by the exons ATGGTTCCTAAGATGACATCAATGGCGGTCGCTAGACCTCTCTGCTCACACTCTTGCTTGTTCCTCGCCTTTTCACTCGTCTCCATCGTCTCGCTTCTCTTCTTCTCAAACTCCTTACTATCCGACCCAAATCTAAGGATCTCGCGCGGTACCGTCGAAACGGGCATCAATGTCTTCGTAGCTGAGCTTCCGAGATCCCTAAACTACGGTCTCCTCGACAAGTACTGGTCCTCTCCTCCAGATTCACGCATACCCAGCGACCCTGACCACCCGACCCGGAAACCCAATCCACCCAAACCCGGTAAATACCCGGAGAACCCTCTGATCAAGCAGTACAGTGCAGAGTACTGGATGATGGGAGACCTCGAGACTCCACCCGAGAAACGAATCGGATCTTTCGCCAAAAGGGTTTTCAGTGAATCCGAAGCTGATGTAGTGTTCGTGCCCTTCTTCGCCACGCTAAGCGCGGAGATGGAGCTTGGGAATGGCAAAGGCTCCTTCAGGAAGAGATCTGGAAACGAAGATTATCAGAGGCAGAGGCAAGTTGTCGACTTTTTGAACAAGACTCAAGCTTGGAAGCGATCCGGTGGACGTGATCACGTTTTCGTCCTAACCG ACCCTGTTGCAATGTGGCATGTCCGCCATGAGATTGCTCTCTCTATTCTTCTTGTCGTGGATTTTGGAGGATGGTTCAGGCTAGATTCTAAGTCTAGTAGCTTCCCTGAGAGGATTGAGCATACCCAAGTCTCTGTCATTAAGGATGTGATTGTTCCATACACGCATCTTCTTCCTAGGCTTGATTTGTCTCGCAACCAGAGACGGCACAGTCTTCTTTATTTCAAAGGTGCTAAGCAACTTA GACAGGGTGGGTTGATTAGAGAAAAGCTATGGGACTTGCTGGTGGATGAACACGACATTGTCATGGAAGAAGGTTTCCCTAATGCAACTGGAAGAGAACAGTCCATAAGAGGGATGAGAAACTCAGAGTTCTGCTTGCATCCAGCAGGTGACACTCCCACTTCATGCCGTCTCTTTGACGCCATTCAAAGCCTATGCATCCCTGTGATTGTCAGCGACAACATAGAGCTCCCCTTTGAAGGAATTCTAGATTACTCAGAATTCTCGGTCTTTGTCTCTGTAAGTGATGCGTTAACACCTAAATGGTTGGCTAATCATCTCAGAAGCTTCTCCGAAAGAGACAAGGAATCATTTCGAAGTAGAATGGCAAAGGTGCAGTCAGTTTTTGTGTATGATAATGGTCGAGCAGATGGGATTGGACCGATCCAACCTGATGGTGCGGTCAATCACATATGGAAGAAGGTACAGCAGAAGGTGCCAATGGTGAAGGAAGCTGTCATTAGGGAGAGGAGAAAACCAGTTGGTACTTCTGTTCCTCTTCGCTGTCAATGTATCTGA